agttggaatttatttttgccCAAGTATTAAGTACTGTTACATCTAAAATACAGAATGTCAAATGGTTGCATAGCTTGTTTCCCACAACAAGGAGGAAAAGAATAGGAATACAAACTCTGTAATATGCTGATATAGAAGCCTTAGAACTGCCAACTGGCTTGATGGTTCAATTAGTAAACTAATTTCTCCCACACCCGCTCCCGCCCCAAAGCAAGGTTTAGTCACACAAACATgaaagtacatttaaaatgtcCTTAGTTGTCATCCTACTTTTATTGCCTATGGAATAtgctaatttcttaaaaaaaaaaaaaaaagggaaatgcaCCAAACCCCTAAATTCTAGtgcaataatttaataaaaaaagacaaacaaacatgTTTTGTGCACCCCCCTCCCAAAGTTGATTTTAAGACTGGCtagaattcaaaatataaaaaataaaactgaagtgaTATGAAATcgattttaaaaagttcttagtGCAAGAGAAATTTTATGTTTAAGCCATCATGGTAATATATGCAAAGTTTAAATGAATGACAGAAATCTTGATTTTAGACTGTATGTTGTGCTGTTTTGAGTACACTTTATTTCAGAAAGTGATATTTAGTATTTTCTATACACTCTGAAATCATGAGCATTTCACTTTTTCTAAGTCAATTATTTCATAAGGATTTTATTAATAGATATTGGTAAATAGAACTTTGGAAATCTTAATTCAGAATTCTTACTATACCTGAGGCTTTTGTAAGCTATAGTTTTATGTACAACCTTGTACAGTTTTTTTGACATACAATTCAGAACTTTGTTTATTCTCTTGGACTTTGTTCTggccaatacattttttttaaatctttaagaaGAACTGTGATTGTTTTAGTGGGTATTTTTCTAAGTAAATGAAAACTTGTATAATGGTATTTTAGAGAATGCCAGATAAGTGCATGTTTCGAGTTAATGTTTTTCTCATCACTTGTATGTTTCTAACACAGCATGGGACTTTAATAAAACCATCCTGGAAACTTAaccattgtttttcttctaaatatgtAAGTTGCAGCGGGGCtcagcggctcaagcctgtaatgccagcactatggaggccgaggcgggggaatcacctgaggtcaggagttcgagaccagcctgaccaacatggtgaaaccctgtctctactaaaaatacaaaaaattagccaggcatagtggcgggcacctgtaatcccaagtatttgggaggctgaagcaggagaatcgcttgaacctgggaggcggaggttgcagtgagctgagatcctgccgacacactccagcccaagcaacagtgcaagactcagtctcaaaaaaaaaaaaaaaagaaagaaaaaaaagtaagatggtgtgattttttttggtCATCGTATTATATACTTATTCTAGTGAACCTGTTTATCATTCTTTCACCCTTCTTTCACAATCTGCAGACTCTATATTAAAAACTACTCTATTACTCTATTTTGACACATCTCAATTCACTCATCTTTTAGCACCACCCTAAGTAAAAATGGCTGAAAAGAGCAATGAAATAGTTTAGTAAAGGCAACAGGACAGCTTATACATCTCAGTATACCTACCACAAAACCTTCAGGCACAGAAGTATGAGTATAATAGTTTATTACATAACTTACAGGTACAAAGTGCAAATGACTTGACGCCTCTCTTTCCCCAATCCCTTGAACTCTCTGGATCTCAAACTTTCTTTAGGAAAGCAAATGGTTAAAAGCAGACAGTAACTGAATTACAAATAAAGACAAGATTTCAAACATGCATATTATCTTGATAGCAAAATGTACAGTAAAACCAAAATTTCATTACTCCACAGTTTACCTTTCCATTTAAAACTTGTATAGTATAACACTTGAGACTGAGAGATTTGGTTTCAGGCATTAACCAGATTTAATTGCTTTTGGCAGGTAAGTAGAGGCTCCGGCAGAGTTACCAACTATTCTGGTCAACAAAAGTAAAGACAAGTGGATAATTATTTTTAGTGGAGCTTTAAAAACCTGTGAGAAGCTCACATTGACTTTCTGGCCTCCAGTCCACAAAATAATACTTCATTTGATAAGCTAAAGTAGGGAGCAATTTTATGGATTAACTCTATCAAAGTGAAGCACATGAAAAATGGGCCAGAATATATTAATCAGGATATAAAAACTTTTCACAGAGGTTTTCAGGGATGTTCGTTTGTTAACAATGACCTATATGTAATAATGTTATTTGTTAATaaattcacacaacacaaggCAGTAATTAActaatgaattttcatttttcttttccccagtaCTAAAAAGGGGATTATTATACTATCAAATTATACTATCATTATAATTTGATAATGTCTGTATCTGCTAATTAGGGCACATAATATTCTGTAAACTACTACTATAAAATGTGGGAAATCTTGGAACTATAGTTAATACTGCAATTAAAATCTCCCcaaaggccaggagtggtggctcatgcctgtactcacagcactttgggagcctgaggcaggtggatcacccctgaggtcaggagttcaagaccagcctggccaacatggtgaaactccatctctactaaaaatacaaaaattagctggtcgtggtggtgcacacctgtaatcccagctactggggaggctgaggcaggagaattgcttgaacccaggaggcggaggttgcagcgagccaagatcgcgccactgcactccagcttgggtgacagcgtgagatgccgtctaaaaaacaaaaacccccccaaagtgagaaattaaatatttaaacatattcaaTTACAATTTTTACTAGATAAATCTTATAATCCACATGCCTTCTTTGAggttttcatctgtttttttaaaaataattatagcaaaTGCTTTAGTACAAAGACTTAGTCCAagactattattattttccaatttaagGTGAAGCATTCTATTAATAAAACTCACtgtaaaaacatttataattcaGTGTAAAATTACTACTTAGTAAAAATGTATGTAATTCCTTGTTCCTACTGTctacaaaaaaggaaatttccactttttatgttttaaaatcaattcaAACACTTGTATATAGGATTTATTAAACCTACTCATAACCACTTCATAGAAAGTGTCAGCACCATCTCACACTGGTGCATCactgtaaaagaaaacattttagaaacaaaaccACTAAAACCAACAGTTTAATGACTATTTACAGAGTATTAGGACTCCAAGTTAATATCTTCCCACTAGAGTTTTACAGGCTTCCTCATATTTCTGAGGcataacaaaaacaattttatagcTGCCATTTTGTTCCAAAGACAAATTtcctaataaaataaatttctacagAACTGgttcagtaaaataaaatctctccCCTAACCCAGAGAtcttaaaactgaatttttaaaaaatgctgccagctgcagtggttcacgcctgtaatcccagcactgagaggctgagttgggcagatcacctgagctcgggagtttgagaccagcctaaccaacatggagaaagcctgtttctactaaaaatacaaaataagccgggagtggtggcgcatgcctgtaatcccagctactcgggaggctgaggcaggagaatcgcttgagcctaggaggcagaggttgcagtgagcagagatcgcaccattgcactccagcctggacaacaagagtgaaactccatctcaaaaaaaaataataataaattaaaaataaataaataaaaatgctaggGAAACAAAGGTATATCCCCAGTCTCTGCCTCTATTAAGCCCACCTCTGTCTGTTCCAGGGTGAAAGAGTGAGCTTTACACGTTATGCTGACTTACATTTCCCAAACATTTCCCCAACACGATGCAGGCATATTACATGGCTCAGGACAGTAATATGATGGATTAAGCATTCTGTACAACTTAAAAAGCATTATCAAACccttcaaaaaacaaactaaacaatGGCTGGTTGGGTACCTGTGAATGACCCAAGGATTTCTAAGATAAACTATTTAGAACTCAATAGAGGGGTCTCCTAAGGAAATCAAGCCTTCTGGAAAGAAACCGCTTGTAGTTTGCAAGAACTcaaagatattttggatccacTACAGAGCTcaccaaaatttataaaatgaaatttttttacaAGCAGACAAAGGAAGatgcattatatttaaaaatcactgtcAATTTTACTAGGATTTAGAATACAAAACCTTTACATCTCTTTTACAATAAAGAGTATTTAGATCTCACttgtcagaaaaatatttttcattattaaaaaaattgttataaagtTGTTTCTTCTGATACAGAGTTTCAAAGCATCTAACATAACCTCCTCAGAAACTCCACAgtgcaaaaataaacaacatgcATACACTTAAGAACTTTACATTctttgaaaaacaatacaaattggaaagaaaattagTATGTGATCAAAGAAGTCAGAGCTCAAGTCTGAACTTTGCCAATAAAGGCAGATGATCTGAAGAGTTATTTTCATTTGGAAGTCCATTAACAGTCCATAAGTCTTGTTCTGTAAGAAGTGACAGTCTAGCTAGAAGTTTCAAGCCACCAACCAAAGCAACTTCAGCTCCTAAAGAAGCACATACATATTTAGTAAAACTGTCAACAGGTTATTGTAAATTAATCATACAAGTCTTTTCTCCAAATACATATAGAACTTGAGGCCCCTCCAGAAGGCTAAAAACTATGAAACAGTTTTTAGAATATTCAAGCTTAATATTGAGTTATAACCTAATTGTAATTACCTAACACACAGCAGTTTGAGATACTGTTTCTAGTTCCAGCTCTGTAACTGTAAGCAatctttagaagaaaatataaatcaaatactTAAGAATGTTAAGAGTAATTTGTGATTGACAACTACATAAGAAACTCATCCAGCAACCATTCTGTAGTTGCATAAAACCAGAGATACCGGGCCACAGCCCTGCAGAAGTTTATAAGGTGAATGGAGAATAAATTAGTATAACTTAGTCCCGAGTCAGCACCCACAGAAGTAGAGTAAAAGATGACACGCTCTTATCGTTAAGAAATTTGAAAtgctatcatggggaggggggaggggggagggattgcattgggagttatacttgatgtaaatgacgagttgatgggtgcagcacaccaacatggcacaagtatacatatgtaacaaccctgcacgttatgcacatgtaccctacaacttaaagtataataataataaattaattaaaaaaaaaaaaaaaaaagaaatttgaaatgctGATCGGTAACACTCTCCCGCCACCTAGTGAACTTCTGTCAGCATGACAACTATGAAACCTTACTATAAATTCAAAGCAGCAGGCATATTTTGTAGAGTAGATCTAGTGGCAGGGGTAAGTCATCTCCTGAGTGTTACTAATAAGGTTATTCCCAGAAGGAGGGGGGAACAAACAGAGGGGAAAAGGGTAAAGAAcaagaagcattaaaaaaaaaatggaagagaaaaaaaatgaaaaactcagaaaagaaaaagctgccCACATTCCAAAGTTTTCTTAATGATATTTTTGTACTTCCAGTAATCTTAAACTGCATTTTCTTCTCCACTTTAAATCCTCTGGCTAATGTTTAAAACCTGATTTTCATTGAGGCGCACAAAGAAAACTTTTATCACCTTCACTTTTTGAAAACACCTAGTAATAATATAGACTTTTCTGACCGAATGTGgaggctcatgcccgtaatccaagccactttgggaggctgagatggccgggttgcttgaacccaggagttcaagaccagcctgggcaacatggtgaaaccctgtctctacaaaaattacaaaaattaggcaggcatggtggctcgtccctgtagtcttagctactcgggaagctgaggtgggaaggtcacttaaacccaagaggcagaggctgcagtgagctgagaatcccgccactgcactctagcctgggtaacagagtaagactttgtctcaaaaaaaaaaaaaaaaaaaagtacatatatatatatatatatatatatatatatatatatatatatatacttttcctCTTCAGAAAAATCCAATATTCCAGAGTCAACATGACAGCATAAGCTGTGTTGCTGGCAGCGTAACTATGGTCCTCCAATGAAGGCAGCATGCCTCCGTAAAATTTAAGCACAAAACTATGATGACCATTAACAACATACTCAGTTCCTGTCACAGGAAAAACAGTAAATTTATGGCAAGTAAAAAGAAAGGGCAATATGAAAGACCTATAACTCAGAGGCTGACTGGAACTGGAGGGTAGGACTGATAATGTAATTCTTGGTTAATAATTTGCTTGGATGTGTTTTATTGCCTCCCTCATATGCAAGTAATCAACTGATTTATTCAAAGATATTACCAATCtgtctatttcaaaatatttttaccttCTAGATCTAGAACTTCAACTGTATGTTTAGAGAGCTTTCTTAACTTTAACCTTGAGGTTTTAGCTACTGTGCTCTCTAGCAGAATTTAAGATTACATGCATTCCTTACCTGGGTGTCCAGCAACATCTTCCTTTTCTGCAGAGTAGAAAATATAATCCACAGTTATGGCACTTCGGGAATGACAAGTGGTCACTTCTGGAATTCCAGTGTCAGGAAAGTAATGTGAATAAACAGATGACAAGCTGAAATGGTGCTGTAAATTTGAAGATAAtctaaatagaaaagaagaagtgTTTAGTATTCAAGTTTTTTATAACTTCAAGAATTCCTCCTATCTGaagttctttcatttaatttctaGACTAAGACCAGACATTAGGACAAGCTTTATTTAAATAGACCATATCATAATTTAGTATTAATTTACTTATGCAGTGATATCTAAAACCCATCAATAAAGCCATCATAAATGTGGCTTAAAAAAAAGCTCTATAATTTACATACTAATGTGTTCATTATTTATAACACGTGTGAATGCCTCCACTTACTAAAGAACCTGTATTCTAAAACAGCGTAGAagtttcattgtgtttttaagAAAGAGAATCAAGGGGGTCTTCAGAAACactatttggaatcccctagactTCTGATGACAGAGAGGccatattctaatttttcttgctATGACATATGAGATAATTTTGTACTGCATCTTAAAACAGCTTCTCTAATGGTTTATTACATTTGCCCCATGCACAAATATAATGCATGTGATGTTATGAGTAAAAGgtttaaagataattttctagTGATACTTTATGAATCATAAGGATCTTTTACGCCTTGAAggaaaatacaattttgaaaaacttaTCCAACAAACATTTACCAAACACCTTCTAAGTTCTAGGCACTATCTCCGGTGCTGAGAATATGTAGATGAAGATGTTTCCCTTGCTTTTAAAGTGTTCATCTGTCAGGAACAAAGGTAAATCCTTAAAAATGCCCTCTAAGTTTTAGCAACTTTTTATGTCTAAGGATTTATAATATTAAACACaaatagggccgggcgtggtggctcacacctgtaatcccagcactttgggaagccaaggcaggaagactgcttgagctcaggagctcgagaccagcctgggcaacacagtgagacctcctctctacaaaagaaaaaaaaactaagaaaattagctgcacatggtggcccatgcctgtggtctcagctacttgggagactaacgtaggagaattgcttgagcccaggaggtggaggctgcagtgagccaagatcatgtcactgcactctagcctggatgacagtgagactgactctcaaataaaaataataaataaaaataggtctTCTGCAAACTGTTATTTTACTATCAATTATTCAGTTTACAGATATAAGCTATGCATATAAACactctgtatgtatatatagatactaaaaagtatctttttttttttatgagacagagtcttgctctgtcacccaggctggagtgcagtgacgcgatctcagctcactgcaatctccgcctcccaggttcgcaccattctcctgcctcagcttcccgagtagctgggactacaggcgcccgtcaccacgcccagctaatttttgtattttcagtagagatgcggtttcaccatgttagccaggatggtctcaatctcctgacctcatgatccgcctgcctcggcctcccaaagtgctgggattaaaggtatgagccactgtgcccggcctctttttttcttttaatttttagatagACACCAAGGGCAAGTAaagtatctgttttattttttaatattattattgttattattttgagacggagtcttgctttgtcgcccaggctggaatgcagtggcgcgatcttggctcactgcaacctccacccctctggttcaagcaattctctgcctcagcctccctgggattacaggtgcctgccaccacgcctggctaattttttgtatttttagtggagattgggtttcaccatcttggcattactgctcttgaactcctgacctcgtgatccacccgtctcagcctcccaaagtgctgggattacaggtatgagccaccgcgcccagccagaatgttttatttttttcttttttttaaaatagaggcagggtctcactgtcttgcccaggctggtctcaaactgctgggctcaagcaatcctcccgccctggcctcccaaagtgttgaggttacaggcgtgagccaacatgccagCCAGTATCTTTTTTCATATCCTATATTGTTATAAAAAGATTTAAGGATTACTCAAAACTAAGTACTTGTTAGATTAGCCTCCTTATTAATCTTATTCAAAGAAGTTTTTACTCTATTGAAAGGtttaatcattaatttttaaatactcatttaaaaaaatttttaaagacttgcTTCCATTCTTACTAGTTCTTATTTATGTAGTAATATTTTCTCAAAACAAGGTATACAAAATAAAGATTGAGAGGCAGATAAAATGAATGAGAATTTGTTCCTAAacttaaatgttaaaacaaaaacctataaaGTAGCCACAATATAAAACAAGCAAGATATTTCAAGAATCTCCCCAAGATTTAAGTCTCTGTCCTGCTTTATTAACATGTATCCATTTCTCAACCATAGCCCCAAATATTCCTATTTCTTTAATGAAGAATCCCAGCATCTTTACCCCTCTGACAATCTTTTCCTACAGTTCAAGAGATAAATTTAAATGATCATCTTTTCAACTGGCATATTCATTTTTGGATCAATTCTCTTATAGACAGTTTTGAGATTTAGTAAATCAAAGACAACTAAAGGTCCTCTTGATATCTGAGAGATATGTTTCTGTGATCTTGACCTTTGTTTAAGTATGTGAATTTCAAAGAGTACTTGAGCTGGTCCAGGTCCACAAACAAGCTGTTTCCCTTCCTAATACTACCTAGGCACTTAACTATGTTTCAAACATTGTGCTTTATATGCTTTgtctcatctaatcctcacaacaacccgaactacagacaaagaaactgaacCTCAGAGATGTTAAGTTTCTTGCTTAAAATTATTCAGTTAAAACACAGCAGAGTCAGGACTGGAACTCAGGCCTATTTGACTTAAGGGCCGGCACTCTTCACCAGCATGGAATATTATCACCTTAATTTTTTTATCCAAGTGATTTTTGAGAAATGAGTTTTTTATTCAACTAAAGTTAGCAAATGTATCCTTTTACTTTCCAGAACTCACTTTTCAGCTGTCACTAGGACCTCTGTTTGCTTCAGTTGTGTTTGTGTCAGATCACTGTCTGTAAGAATAgaggaaaatatattaattttattaatatagttTTGTTCTAGTTTGCCTTAATACCATCATCTTACTCCAGAAACAATATTTAAGACTTATCTAGGTTAGAAAGATGCCTAGTTACATGTTTCATTCTGGAATCTATATATTTTGATGGCCTCCAGAATtcggaaaaataaaaaaatgcaaacaattccAAAGCAACATGCAAGTAAATCATGCACAGATAATTCTGGAAGttcaactttaaaaaagtaaatttagaggtcttaagaaaaagaatcaataactatatatttttatacatgaatATTCATCCCTgggattttatctttttaaaaacttaagttttatgtcttcaaagggaacatGATTACCCAGCAGACTGCCAAAATGTATTACAAACACTTACCTGTCTTTTCTACTTTTGGTACCTGCTGTACCTCATACACACAGTTCTGTGAGATACCTAGGTTTGGGGGCCAAATTGGAATAGATAAAATTCTTTGTCCCCGTGAAGACTGTTCCTGGCCAGATACCTAAACAAAATTTCAACAGGTATcttaagtgaaaatattttaaatagtttatgaATTGAAAAGTTTAGGTCTTAAATAAAAGGTAATCCAAAAGTGGTAAATTATTACCCTTTATTCATTATATTAAGTGATTCTTTGGCCTTATAAAATCTTCTTTTCTTCAAATACAATTCAGAAAGCACTtatcatttacataaaaatgaCAATCTTTTTCCCAtacatgtttttctttagttTGGACATACAAATGATCTATCGCTTTGGACTAATACTACTCATCCTTTTTTACTACCAGCAATATAGTTCCTATTGTATCAAATACAGGCATGCTCAGAGATACCGCAGGTTTGGTTCCAggccaccacaataaagtgagtatctcaataaagcaagtcacataattttttcagtttcccagtgcatataaattgtgtttatactatactgtagttTATTAAGTGTGTAATAGCATTATGCCTAAGAaaatacataccttaatttaaaaatactttattgttaaaatatcctaacaatcatctgagccttcagtgagtcatcaTCTTTTTAcgggtggagggtcttgcctagATAATAATGGCTGCTGGCTGATCAGGGTGATGGTTGCTTAAGGTTGGGgttggctgtggcaatttcttaaaaataagacaacagtgaaatTTGCTGCAGCCACTGATGCTTCCTTTCATaaaagatttttctgtagcaCGTGATGCTGTTTGACAGCACTTTATCCATGgtagaacttttttcaaaattggaaaCCTTGCCAATGTTTTATCAACTAAATTTACGtaacttttaaaatcctttgttgtcatttcagcaatgttcacagcatcttcaccaggaatagattGCATCTCAAGAAAATACTCTGCTCAtctataagaagcaactcctcatctatttaagttttatcatgagattgaaACAATTCAGTTAattcttcaggctccacttctaattctagtaattctagttctcttgctactTCCACCACATCtacagttacttcctccactgaagtctttaacccctcaaagtcattcatgggggttggaatcaacttctacCAAACTCCTTTTAATGgttatattttgacttcctcccatgaatcacgaATGTTCTGAATAGCATTTAGGCTGCTGAATCCTTtccaggttttcaatttactttcccCAGATCTATCAGAGAAATCActtctatggcagctatagcctatgaaatgtatttcttaaataaggaGACCCGTAGAtacaaaattactccttgattccggctgcagaatggatgccgtgttagcaggcatgaaacaACACTCATTTCCTTGtacatcttcatcagagctcttgggtgaccaggtgcctTGTGAATGAACAGTAATCTTTGGAAAGGAATCTGTTTTTCTGAGTAGTGGTCTCGGCAGTGTGCTTAAAATATTCTGTGCCATAAACAGATGCACTGTCATCCCCAAGCTTTGTTTTTCCATTGATAGAGCAGAGGTAGAGTggatttagcataatttttaagtgccctaggattttcagaatggttgACCAACGCTGACTTTAAATAACAAGCTACATTAGCTCCTAAcaaaagagtcagcctgtcctttgaaaccAGGCACTGACTTCTTCTTTCTAGCTATGAAAAGTCCTACATGGCATCTTCTTGCAACAGAAAGTGGTTTCATCCACATTAAAAATCtattgttggccaggtgcggtggctcacacctgtaatcccaacactttgagggactgaggcaggaggactgcttgagcccaggagttcgagaccagcctgggcaacatggtgaaaccccatctctaccaaaaaatatttaaaaattagcccggcatggaggcatgcacctgtaatcccagctacttgggaggctgaagcagaatcgcttgaacccaagaggcggaggttgtagtgaactgagattgtgtcactgcactccagcctgggcaatagtgtgagactctgtctccaaaaaaaaaaaaaacaaactattatttagtgtagccaccttcatcaacgatcttagctagatcttctggataacccactgtagcttctacatcagcagCACTTGTTGCTTTacctgcacttttatgttatggagatggcttcatTCCTTCAACCTCGCAAATTAAACTCTGTCAACTTCCAACTTCTTCTCTGCAGCCTCCTtatctctctcagccttcataaaattgaagagaCTTAGTGCCTTGCTCAGGATTAGGCTTTGATTCAAGGGAATGCTgtagctggtttgatcttctatccagaccactcaagctttctccatatcagcaataaggctgttttgttttcttattatgcCTTCATACACTGGAGTAGCActtctaatttccttcaagaacttttcctttgcattcacaactttgctgtttggtgcaagaggcctagcttttggcctctCAGCTTTCAAAATGCCTTCCTTGCTAAGCTTAATCAATTCTAGCTTTTGATTCAAAGTGAGACATGTGAGTCTTCCTTTTACTTGACCACTTAGAGTGTGCTGCAGGGCCATTACTTGGCCtagtttcaatattgttgtgCTTCAGGGAATATAGAGGCCCAAGTAGAGGGGGAGAGATGATTAGTGGACCAGTCAAAACACACTTATCAATTAAGTTCATCATTTTATATGGGTACAGTTCATAACACCCAAAACCATTATAATAGTAATATCGAAGATCACTAATCTGGGATCAACATAAcagatgtaataataatgaaaatgtttgagtAATGCAAGAGTCACCAAAATGTGGCAGAGACAGGAattgagcacatgctgttggaaaaatggcaccgaTAGAGCTGTTTAAGGCAGGGTTGCTATGAAACTTCAATTTTGTAAAATGCAGTATGGTTGAAGctcaataaagcaaagcacaataaaatgaggtataccTGTACTAACAGAGattaacttttataaaattttaaactatctgggcacggt
This region of Macaca fascicularis isolate 582-1 chromosome 1, T2T-MFA8v1.1 genomic DNA includes:
- the ANGEL2 gene encoding protein angel homolog 2 isoform X8, which produces MSYNILSQDLLEDNSHLYRHCRRPVLHWSFRFPNILKEIKHFDADVLCLQEVQEDHYGAEIRPSLESLEYSLVNIVQKYQVSGQEQSSRGQRILSIPIWPPNLGISQNCVYEVQQVPKVEKTDSDLTQTQLKQTEVLVTAEKLSSNLQHHFSLSSVYSHYFPDTGIPEVTTCHSRSAITVDYIFYSAEKEDVAGHPGAEVALVGGLKLLARLSLLTEQDLWTVNGLPNENNSSDHLPLLAKFRLEL
- the ANGEL2 gene encoding protein angel homolog 2 isoform X6 is translated as MRTGRKPDGCAICFKHSKFSLLSVNPVEFFRPDISLLDRDNVGLVLLLQPKIACAASPAICVANTHLLYNPRRGDIKLTQLAMLLAEISSVAHQKDGSFCPIVMCGDFNSVPGSPLYSFIKEGKLNYEGLPIGKVSGQEQSSRGQRILSIPIWPPNLGISQNCVYEVQQVPKVEKTDSDLTQTQLKQTEVLVTAEKLSSNLQHHFSLSSVYSHYFPDTGIPEVTTCHSRSAITVDYIFYSAEKEDVAGHPGAEVALVGGLKLLARLSLLTEQDLWTVNGLPNENNSSDHLPLLAKFRLEL
- the ANGEL2 gene encoding protein angel homolog 2 isoform X7, which encodes MEGVIKRNWEYICSHDKEKTKILGDKNVDPKCEDSENKFDFSVMSYNILSQDLLEDNSHLYRHCRRPVLHWSFRFPNILKEIKHFDADVLCLQEVQEDHYGAEIRPSLESLEYSLVNIVQKYQVSGQEQSSRGQRILSIPIWPPNLGISQNCVYEVQQVPKVEKTDSDLTQTQLKQTEVLVTAEKLSSNLQHHFSLSSVYSHYFPDTGIPEVTTCHSRSAITVDYIFYSAEKEDVAGHPGAEVALVGGLKLLARLSLLTEQDLWTVNGLPNENNSSDHLPLLAKFRLEL